Below is a genomic region from Cloeon dipterum chromosome 2, ieCloDipt1.1, whole genome shotgun sequence.
TAAGCAACATGTAACATATTTTGGTTTGTTTAGTTTCGCAACATCAAGTTTTAGTGGCCATTTTTgccacatttaatttaactcacaATCATTTGTGCCGACTTTTTGTAAGGGGTATTATTAATTCGCAAGAACGCCTGCCGATAATGCATGCAGGCAACTTGGCGAGCATCAGTGTGGCGCGCGTTGCATACAACGCAAATACACAGTTATAATTATTGCGAGACAAGTAATGGAAATGATGCTTCTGCTACTTTATCGTTTCCATAGTTAGTCAATGCTATACATCGgggaaatgttattttttttgctttttttatccctgtcctcttgtcatctcggaccgggaagggcgcgcactgcactagcacgaatgctgaaacccgcgtcccaataacactgcgaacggataacatgggcgcaccaggccgcacaagGACCCAgtccactcaagggccacttgcctccgcaccaaggactgcattgaaacgctagacattcgtcccgtgaagccaaatcacgcatgctggaaaggcgcaaaccagcaagtagcgagtcgcctcccagcccgttgagcaatttgagcatttcgagtcactaaactaaccactttttgccatctctgacattggttagccagtattagatctctgaactgctcaaatacctcccattgctttgacactcctgagaaatctgagaatgccttaacaatgcgagccaacgggctggttttatttattctaattgaAGAAATCCTAATGAAAATTGTTGGCAATTTTGTGCTCATTTtactaattcaaatttaaatctgttCATTAATCTTTTCAAGGGGCAGGAAAAACGACAGCTATGACTAGTACGCACATTACACAAAGTCACATTCTTCGATCAGTAGGGAGAAAACATTCTCCTCGCGTTTGTAGCATATAATGCAACTCATACGAACAGGAAATTTTACATTGCGTATGTGGAAGCAGGCTAAGCCACAGCTCGAATATCCGCTCTCCGACTGAGAGGCATACCAGAATCCCAAATTCCTTCGATTTCTAAATAATGTTACCATTAGTGTAAgccattttcatattttctgtggtaaaatgtttatttgttatttcttttagCTCCGTCTCTATTAGCGTGTAGGAAGTAGGAAATCGGAGGAGTCTGTccaagaaattatttgttgcatGCTATtccaaaaaatctttattctccttattctgatatttttctctGGTGCTgagaggtaatttttttttccatAAATGTTCCATCTTCaacaaaatctttaaaatttcgaaaaccATCTCTGTTTGTCCGCAGAATTGGTTAGAGTTGTGTTTATAGTCgagatttttttgcttaatcTAGTGAAAATCAAGGACAGAAGATGGAGAACAGACTTGATCAGGTACCATCGCAAACCTGTAATTCAAATCATTGCGAACGAACTGACGAAATTTTGAAGGACCGACTGGCAATGTATACTGGAGGTTTTTACTATGATTGCACCTTCAGCGTGGGCaagaacgaaaataaaaaggtttcacatttttttattttcaaatgtatagCATTTGAAatcatcattaatttattttagcagaatattttaaatctggcTTTATATTTGAACGAGCCAGTTGGCTCGCATTCTTTGGCATTGCTAGCATTGTCAAGGCAATGAGAGATATTTATGCATTTCTGGGCTGCCTAACGTCACACAGATGATCAATTAAATGCCtcgaaattctaaaataactcATCGGGCTCACTTGTTCCAGCGGCAATAAGGGTCAAATGCTCggcgtttcattaaaatacctcggtgcggggaggcgaaaaaatcgaaaaaatggcCACGTTGGGCTACTcgggacaaaataaattatttgcttggcGGTGTAATTGGCAAGGTAGATGCTGAGCAATGGGTTAAAAATAACAGATAGagatttgcattaaaaaattaatgaggtCCGGGGAAGCTCCactaatatattttcatttgagagTTATTTTCAATCGAGATAGATGAAATGATAACTCAAATTTTACGGTTCATCAATAAGCTAAAAGTATCTTTTAGCTGTTACCTTGATAAAtgttgcattttcatttcgatttcCAGCTGTTCAAGTGCCACAAAATAATTCTTGCCGAAGCTAGTGATGCCATTGCTAACAttcttttcaaaaactttGCTGAAGGGCAAAACGGAAAAGATGATCCTATTGTTATTGACAATAACCTCCTGCCTGAAACATTTGACTTGGCCATGAGGTAATACCTCGATAAACttatttattctaattgcttgcattgaattattaaaattgattaattgaattttcagacATATTTACGGCAATGTTGTTGAGTTTACGACTACCACGCAGGCTTGCGAAATGTACAAATTCGCGCATAAATGGATGTTAAAGTACTTGAAGGAAGATGCTGTGAGTGCGTTGAGGAAAACCAAGGCGGACGAGATTCTATTGGTCTATGAAATGCACAAGAGTTTAGGGGACAAAGAGGAGCAAAAGTTCTATCTACAGGTTAGAACATCAATTATTCGGCACATTTGattatctgaaaaaaaaatgaattacagAGGATCATGTCGGAAACAAGTGAGGTCCTGAGCTCTCCCACCTGGATCAAAGCATCTCCGTCAACTGTGCTTGAAATCTATGAAAAACCATCGCTCGCTGTGGTTTCCGAGAAGGATCTCTTTGAACCTCTGATCAAGTGGGGTACTGCTTATTCGGAGGCTACCGGCTCAGAGTTGCGATCCACGATTGACGGCGCCTTAAAGCACATTCGTTTCTTGACAATGTTTTGCCCCGACTTTGCAGAACTATGCGCCGAAAAGGCCAATGTTTTCAGCGCTGAGGAAAAGTTCAAGATCATGTTGAGTCTTGAACTAGGAAATTCCAAGTACATGCCGCCCGGATTCTCAACAATTGATCAATGGCGTATGATTCAGAATTACTTCCAATTGCAATTTGATCGTATTTCCCGCGTTAAAGTCACCGAGACAATTGTAAACTGCAAGTCCCCAACGTCTGGCTTCGAATTTTCAGTAAAAGGGAAaggtaaaattttcttgactCACGTCGATTTGATGTCTCTGCTCCACAAAAACAACCACGGAAAAgaagttgaatttatttgccttTTGAGCACTGATAGCTTTGATAAGATTTtgaatgtatttaaatataagggCATACTTAACGCATACGAACCAGATGTCAAATTCGAGTCACCTGTACTTCTTCAGACAAACACTTGGTACAAAATAACTGTTCAATATCTACATAGAAATGATTTGACAACTAAACAGTTTAACTACAAATCTAGTCCCCGTTCATGGAAATGGGATTCGGCGGGCGCGGAAGTGCGTGTGAGGCTACCCTTAAGCCACGTCGACATTGTCTGCATTCAATTGTTTCATGCACCACCCTCTTACTGATGTTttgggaataattttttccaccaaTGTATTAGCAAGtaagcattatttaattttgaaaaaacgtAATATTAGATCTATATCTCTCACTTAGTTAGTTAATAGTGCCAATTGTATCAAGCCAAATAATGAGTACGATCGGCATTCATATTTTACTcttctattttaataattaattttgcttttttgacaaaatatattttcataatatccATAATTTTATACATGTCTAATTCTTATAAAAAAGCACTCGATTTTTgggtgtaaaaaattaaaatgtattacaaAAGCACATATACTGcgtctttattaaaaatttcaaaccttaATAACGAGgccaaattataaatttatccaTTTTCTGTCCACTCGGCGTTGCAATCAAGACATTTAATATGTTAGAATGAAGATCtccacacaaaaattaattgcgagtCTTGGACGATATTGCAAAGACCCTGACCCTGATGGCCGCAGGCAGTCTCCGTTGCTTACAAGGAAGCTCTAGGATTCTATATACCTTTCAGTTTTTGGCCAAAccattaaattgaattcatgTTGCTGTGTAGCCTTCCCTTATAGAGCAGGTTGTCCAAATTTGCATCCGTTCTCCGTTATGCAGATAAGTAGAGCGTGAATATATTAAAGCTATATATTTTGCTCTATATGCCAAAAAGTGATTTTCTaccaaattttcttcaaaaatgcatttctaaATGTGTGAATGGTAgaaatttttcgattcaatgattttggtttaaaaaataccctactacttgattatttaaaaatacagcttttatatatatgtactATAAATATAGCTTTccctcttaattaaaatttttaaaatttaactttttaatttcataaattgaaaatttctcttttaggTTTGTCATGTTATAATATATAACCGTACAGTAAAAAACATTATCATAGTCTAAAATTAAGGGACCTTTCCGAAACAGCACGGAAACGGAAGTGATATAtatgtgataaaaaattatcaaccgCACGCCGGGCGCGGCTGATTGCACGAATGTGAGATTTTTAGATCATAATACACCCGCTGGTGGGCCAGCAGTTTCTAGTAGAATGGAAGAGACAGGGTGACAATccaggaaatttttctttcggtTCGTCGGTTGTGAGAcctgaaatatatattttcacgcCAACGCTAACTTAACCATTTCTTTCGCATTTCTCCCAGGAGAACAGTAAGCTTTGCGGTAAATTTTGTGAGCGTGACGTCACAGTGAGGCGGAGTCAACGCACTGTTAGTTTGTGTTTTGCGTGTGTTATAGAGGTCAGCTGTCAACCGACTGTACTGGTACTTGGACGAGAGACAACAACAAGGATAAGAAGGAGAGGTGGTGCCGCAGTAAAGGCAATGCCCTGAGTGCCCATCCCCGTACCCTCTGCAACGGAATTTTTGGTCCAGTTTACCTCAGAGCACCTTTTagagcatttttattcaagagaTCAAGCGCGTGAGACGATAAAATGACTGCAGGAACGGAAAGCCTTGTCGGCCGACGCCTTGTTGTTGAGAGCCTCAAGTCGCTAGCCGTGTGCCTACTTTTCCTTCAAGGTAtgcaataaaatcagaaatttgatCGGGATTTTACTGAAAGctctgaaaaacaaaattattacaaattgtaATCCACTTTAAAGTAAACTTATTaccgataaataaataatgtgtaGAATCTATAAGGAAAACAGGAAATAATATCATACTCAtagtattataaataaatcacatttttcagcttttgcaAGTGGGTCTGCCCTTAAAGAACCGTATGGCGTGGAGCTGGGTGACTTTGAAGACCGAACCGGGCTTGGCGTCACTGGCAAGGTCTACGCGGTTGATGAAAAGAATCTGTACATCAAGGACTTCACCTATGATGGCAAGGAGGATGCCTTCTTCTGGGTCAGAACTGATGAAAATCCCTCAACGGAAGGCATTATTGTCAAATATCCGGAAGGAGCAAATAATACGGAGTAAGATCCAGTCACAACCACAAGAATAGGATACAATCCAACATTTTCAGAGAGCCCCGGAAGCTTCCTGCGTTGAACAACGTCAGCTTTTTACTCAGGCTGCCGCAGAACACAACTATTAGGAGCATCAAGTCCCTGGCTGTTTGGAACCAGGAGAAAACTGTaaagaaacttttttttttaaaagtaaaaaattttacaaactgATTGGTTTGATAGGAAAGTCTTGGAAGCGTGGTCATTCCAAAGGATGTGGCTGTGCCCATGCCTAAAGTGCTGCCTGAGTTTTCACGGCTCGCACACGACCTGCGCTCAGGCAACGTCACTATCCTGGACGCCAGGACCTTCCTAATTCCCGACCTGCATTACGACGGTAAAGGACCTGACGCCTACTTCATGGTCGGAACTGGGAGCAAGCCTCACGGCAAGGGCACCAAAGTCCCCAACGAGCTCGGAGAGTGCGTCCATTGCCCTTTTCCACTCTGAACTTTGCCTTAATTTGGGATTCTGACCGATAGTTTGAATGTGCTGCGCGCCTACAGAGGTCAAACCATTGCAATCCAGCTGCCAGAAAACCTGACCGTCTATAACATCGACTGGCTGGTCATGTGGTGCATCCAGTACAAGCACAATTTCGGATATGTTACAATCCCCAAGGATCTCAATGTTCCACCTGCCTTGGGACAAAACAAGATTGGGGTGAGTTCCAACAAAAATGCTCACTAATGAAATCTcacgattaaaataaattatttttgataatgCTGTGGTAAAAAGGGAGCTATCAACAATTAACGTGGAAggttatttttctctaaaaccTAAATTTCAACCCAAGAGAAAGGATTATTCTCTctaaatgtttcaaaatgagttaattttgtggtattttaaaataatatttgtgatCATCAGAGTTAGTTAAATTATTGGTGGCCCAATACAGAGATCTACAGGTACAGGAAAATCCTGTCGAGCCAGAATTTAGCTACAAGTCGATCTGTGTGCTGTGAGAGTAACGTTGCTGTCGCAGAAATGCGAGTGCAAACGCTCAAACGAGTGACCGGCGCGCACAGGACCGTTAGCGGCAGCAGAGTGGGTGTGGCAACGTTTAACCTTTGGCGCTCCTCGGAAATGGTCCGACCAGGACTATGGGACAGTcacaattaatattatttcaaaatacctAAAACCGTTGCAAATTTACTGGAGAAAtgggtttcattttatttttaattcttagcctagagtttgtttgaaataaacgttcaaaattttgatttaatttttaattaattaacttggCTGCTCTGCTGACTTTAAGATTATTCCACCCAAACTAGGGTCAAGACAATTGACTGATCAAcccatttatttgcaaataaattctcaTCTGACTGgatagtttgattttttaggaGAAAAAATCGTCTTATGCTGtggttgttgaaatttttacattctAAAATGTGCTACTATTTACAAAGGAAGTATTGCTCCTCGTTGCCATACTATTATGTTGTTTTCTCTCgtatttatgtattttgttaattttgaaggCCACGTTTtggttaaaacaaaatatcacaGTGTTTAACAAGCTGTTACTTTTTCTGTAATTTATCCATCCCTGCTCCAACGGGCAAGTAATAAAAATCCTATCtcacaataataattctaCATTTAGGTGATatagtaatttatattttgttgatGGTATGCTGTTCGGGGAGAAGGAGAATTAAGTAAATGTATGAgtagaaatttaacaaacacccaaatgagcatgaaatttgtgtaaaattgcAGTGAAATAAACAGCCTGCTTAGCACTGAGGaagttgcatttttataattgattcCTACCCAAAAGTGATAGCCTCTATTAGTGATTTTAATGGTATAAAATGCtctaaaaaatgcaaaagtagtataaattaaacataataattagCCTCCAGTTGATTTTCTCCCTATAAAACCCATAAATTGGTTTTTCTAACCGCTGGCCGAtcatttaaattctatttcaATTGAACTAAATGAAGCAAATCAATctgattccattttttttttatcaatttcaggTTCTTGTCGCAGGGGCAACACACCACCATTTGACTTTCTCCGCTGCGCTTTTGTCTCTTGCGacttttataattatgtattaattGGCTTTACTACTCAGATGACCGTCTTTCACCTGACGGgccttcaaaaaattatttttagcgtACGCTTTTTGTAAGACCAAAACAACTAGTCTTGATCTAAAtctcaaatatataaaaacagGATAATAACCAAAGCGAAACTGTTTAAAAACTGCACTGTACTAACGATGGGTAatattttacagtaaaaaGCATCAACTAATTACTTCGCATAGGTATTAAAACAAGATGCGCTCACAAATCTTATTAGTCTGATCCAACTGAGTTGGATATATGTGCCCCttgattgcttttaaataaattggttcGCTTCGGACAtcttaagaataaaatttttaattaaagaaaaccaTTCCCTGacttaataatttgaaaaataccaTGGAAACCTAACAATCTCATCCAACAAGTTGTGTGTCAAGAAAACTGCGAGGCAGAATGAGTACCAAGAGCCGGGTTCTTTCACAATCATAGATATATTGCTAGCTTTTTTCCTTgatattattgcaaaatgttcCTCTATGATAAAAAGTTCCTCTGAAATATCAtaccaataaaatatataaattgataGAAAGCGATACAAGCAGGCAACTCGGCGAACTAAGAAAGAAGAACGCTAACGGGGTtgtcaacaaataaatttgtccaaaatcaagcattttttatcaatacacttgacaaaaattcatgagccatttaatttgtggggtta
It encodes:
- the LOC135936272 gene encoding uncharacterized protein LOC135936272, with the translated sequence MYTGGFYYDCTFSVGKNENKKLFKCHKIILAEASDAIANILFKNFAEGQNGKDDPIVIDNNLLPETFDLAMRHIYGNVVEFTTTTQACEMYKFAHKWMLKYLKEDAVSALRKTKADEILLVYEMHKSLGDKEEQKFYLQRIMSETSEVLSSPTWIKASPSTVLEIYEKPSLAVVSEKDLFEPLIKWGTAYSEATGSELRSTIDGALKHIRFLTMFCPDFAELCAEKANVFSAEEKFKIMLSLELGNSKYMPPGFSTIDQWRMIQNYFQLQFDRISRVKVTETIVNCKSPTSGFEFSVKGKGKIFLTHVDLMSLLHKNNHGKEVEFICLLSTDSFDKILNVFKYKGILNAYEPDVKFESPVLLQTNTWYKITVQYLHRNDLTTKQFNYKSSPRSWKWDSAGAEVRVRLPLSHVDIVCIQLFHAPPSY
- the LOC135936273 gene encoding protein Skeletor, isoforms B/C-like, giving the protein MTAGTESLVGRRLVVESLKSLAVCLLFLQAFASGSALKEPYGVELGDFEDRTGLGVTGKVYAVDEKNLYIKDFTYDGKEDAFFWVRTDENPSTEGIIVKYPEGANNTEEPRKLPALNNVSFLLRLPQNTTIRSIKSLAVWNQEKTESLGSVVIPKDVAVPMPKVLPEFSRLAHDLRSGNVTILDARTFLIPDLHYDGKGPDAYFMVGTGSKPHGKGTKVPNELGDLNVLRAYRGQTIAIQLPENLTVYNIDWLVMWCIQYKHNFGYVTIPKDLNVPPALGQNKIGVLVAGATHHHLTFSAALLSLATFIIMY